One stretch of Pseudomonas sp. NC02 DNA includes these proteins:
- a CDS encoding DUF2177 family protein, producing the protein MSRKTLFAYLGTLLAFLMLDGLWLGVLMGPTYKALLGPLMLDQPRLFPAVAFYLLYVFGCVVLVVLPALASGGWQRAARLGALLGLVAYGTYDLSNWATLQGWSAGLAFMDIAWGTFLTAVCCTVGYQCARRVHN; encoded by the coding sequence ATGTCCAGAAAAACGCTTTTCGCCTACCTCGGTACGTTGCTTGCCTTTCTGATGCTTGACGGCCTGTGGCTCGGTGTCCTCATGGGCCCGACCTACAAAGCGCTGCTCGGCCCGTTGATGCTTGACCAGCCGCGCCTGTTCCCAGCCGTGGCGTTCTATCTCCTCTATGTATTCGGTTGTGTGGTGCTTGTCGTCCTGCCTGCGTTGGCGAGCGGCGGCTGGCAGCGTGCCGCGCGGCTTGGTGCACTCCTGGGATTGGTAGCCTACGGCACCTATGACCTGAGCAATTGGGCAACCCTGCAGGGCTGGTCCGCCGGTTTGGCCTTCATGGACATCGCCTGGGGCACCTTCCTGACTGCCGTTTGCTGCACCGTGGGCTATCAATGTGCGCGCAGGGTGCACAATTGA